In Sphingobium amiense, a genomic segment contains:
- a CDS encoding response regulator has translation MSDRPHLLLVDDERSIREPLAQYLTRNGFRVTAVESAAEARIRLNANAIDLVILDIMMPGEDGLSLCRHIRETSEIPVILLTAKSEETDRIVGLEMGADDYVLKPFSPRELVARIKVIFRRVATGGQRVTAPDGATYAFAGWLLKTQERMLVDAEGVSLPLSTAEYNLMLAFATRPNQVLSRDQLLDITQGREANAFDRAIDNQISRLRKKIEPDPKNPTLIKTVWGGGYTLSAEVRKL, from the coding sequence ATGAGCGACCGTCCTCACCTCCTGCTCGTCGATGACGAGCGTTCGATCCGCGAACCGCTGGCGCAATATCTGACGCGCAACGGCTTTCGCGTTACCGCCGTCGAAAGCGCGGCCGAAGCGCGAATCCGTCTGAACGCCAACGCCATCGACCTCGTCATCCTCGACATCATGATGCCGGGGGAGGATGGCCTGTCGCTCTGCCGCCATATCCGTGAGACGAGCGAGATCCCGGTCATTCTCCTGACGGCAAAGTCCGAAGAGACGGATCGCATCGTCGGACTGGAAATGGGCGCGGACGATTATGTGCTGAAACCCTTTTCGCCCCGCGAACTGGTTGCGCGCATCAAGGTGATCTTTCGCCGCGTTGCCACCGGTGGACAACGCGTCACCGCGCCCGACGGGGCGACCTATGCCTTTGCTGGCTGGCTGCTGAAAACGCAGGAACGCATGCTGGTCGATGCCGAGGGGGTGTCGCTGCCGCTTTCGACCGCCGAATATAATCTGATGCTGGCCTTCGCCACGCGTCCCAATCAGGTGCTGAGCCGTGACCAGTTGCTCGACATCACGCAGGGACGGGAGGCAAATGCCTTCGACCGCGCGATCGACAACCAGATCAGCCGTCTGCGCAAGAAGATCGAACCCGATCCCAAAAACCCGACGCTCATCAAGACTGTCTGGGGCGGCGGCTACACCCTGTCCGCCGAGGTGCGCAAATTGTGA
- a CDS encoding sensor histidine kinase, with protein sequence MRRLWPQSLVGQIIILVALGLFVAQAINFALLLRERNRLMLTGQTAPAVYRIVNALDARSERRREDDAGPGRGRNEWRTVRFSDIRPILTGRPRPDIEKRAADMLSDVGLSVHSVAAAEDVQRMPIRRWEMIRMRATGEPIADRRMPRLTLAVEYAPGRWITAQARGGDRPPRFGGWLIWQTLILYGVVLAPLLWIGKRMALPMKQLTGAAQQFARTGAADPVEERGPGDVRDLTMAFNAMRARIMAMLDEKDRMLGAIGHDLRTPLASLRVRAESVEDEGERARMSQTIEEMNRMLEDILSLARAGRSSEAPQKVDIASLADAVVEDFIELGGAVDLAESERAVAFVRPQQIRRALRNLIENAIVYGERAHVSVARDGSTIRIAVADEGPGIAEDRMAEMLEPFTRLEGSRNRETGGAGLGLALVRAIMAEHRGELRLSNRAEGGLEACLIIPA encoded by the coding sequence GTGAGACGCCTCTGGCCGCAGAGCCTCGTCGGGCAAATCATCATCCTCGTCGCGCTGGGCCTCTTCGTGGCGCAGGCGATCAACTTCGCACTGCTGCTTCGGGAGCGGAACCGGCTGATGCTGACGGGGCAGACGGCGCCTGCCGTCTACCGCATCGTCAACGCGCTCGATGCGCGTTCCGAACGGCGCCGCGAGGACGATGCCGGTCCGGGACGCGGGCGCAACGAGTGGCGCACGGTGCGCTTTTCCGACATCCGCCCGATCCTGACCGGACGTCCGCGCCCCGACATCGAAAAGCGCGCGGCCGATATGCTGTCTGACGTGGGCCTCTCGGTGCATTCGGTAGCGGCAGCGGAAGATGTTCAGCGCATGCCGATCCGGCGGTGGGAGATGATCCGGATGCGGGCTACCGGCGAACCCATCGCGGACCGCCGCATGCCGCGCCTCACGCTGGCGGTCGAATATGCGCCGGGCCGCTGGATCACGGCACAGGCGCGGGGCGGCGACCGTCCTCCCCGCTTTGGCGGCTGGCTGATCTGGCAGACGCTGATCCTCTATGGCGTGGTTCTCGCGCCCCTGCTGTGGATCGGGAAGCGGATGGCCCTGCCGATGAAGCAACTGACGGGCGCGGCCCAGCAATTCGCCCGCACCGGCGCTGCCGACCCGGTCGAGGAGCGGGGACCGGGCGACGTGCGCGATCTCACTATGGCGTTCAACGCCATGCGCGCGCGGATCATGGCGATGCTGGACGAGAAGGACCGGATGCTCGGCGCGATCGGTCATGACCTGCGCACCCCGCTCGCCTCCCTGCGCGTCCGCGCGGAATCGGTCGAGGATGAAGGCGAGCGGGCGCGCATGTCGCAGACCATCGAAGAAATGAACCGGATGCTTGAGGACATCCTCTCGCTGGCGCGCGCCGGGCGCAGCAGCGAGGCGCCGCAGAAGGTCGACATCGCCTCCCTTGCCGACGCCGTGGTGGAAGATTTCATCGAACTGGGGGGGGCGGTCGATCTGGCGGAGAGCGAGCGGGCGGTCGCTTTCGTCCGGCCGCAACAGATTCGCCGGGCGCTGCGCAACCTCATCGAAAACGCCATCGTCTATGGCGAGCGGGCGCATGTGTCCGTCGCGCGCGACGGATCGACGATCCGCATCGCCGTGGCCGACGAAGGTCCGGGCATCGCCGAGGATCGCATGGCGGAGATGCTGGAGCCGTTCACCCGCCTCGAAGGATCGCGCAATCGCGAAACGGGTGGCGCAGGTCTGGGGCTGGCGCTGGTGCGGGCGATCATGGCGGAGCATCGCGGCGAACTGCGCCTGTCCAACCGCGCCGAAGGCGGGCTGGAGGCTTGCCTCATCATTCCGGCCTGA
- a CDS encoding LytR/AlgR family response regulator transcription factor, with protein MSIRTMIVDDEPLAVERLQMLCAREPRITLAGTATDGEAALRLIEGLQPDLVMLDIAMPLLDGIGVARAVGRMGIRPAIIFVTAFEGFAVEAFDLAAVDYLLKPVAHDRLTRAIDRVEVALRNPLSIAESALPAEPVPEWAEEFWVPHRSELIRIAADQIDRIEAERDYMRLHVGGHSYLLHQTISSLEERLDPQMFVRLHRSHIVRRDQIARLRHDGSGVWFAALADGNEIRIGRTFLANARAMTGR; from the coding sequence ATGTCCATCCGCACCATGATCGTCGACGATGAGCCGCTTGCGGTCGAGCGGCTCCAGATGCTGTGCGCCCGTGAGCCGCGCATTACGCTGGCGGGCACAGCGACCGACGGTGAGGCGGCCCTGCGGCTGATCGAGGGGCTGCAACCCGACCTCGTGATGCTCGACATTGCGATGCCTCTACTCGACGGGATCGGCGTGGCGCGTGCGGTGGGGCGAATGGGCATTCGTCCGGCCATTATCTTCGTCACGGCATTTGAGGGGTTCGCGGTGGAGGCGTTCGACCTTGCCGCTGTCGACTATCTCCTGAAACCGGTGGCGCATGATCGGCTGACGCGCGCCATCGACCGGGTGGAAGTGGCCCTGCGCAATCCGCTGTCCATTGCGGAAAGCGCGCTCCCTGCGGAGCCGGTGCCGGAATGGGCGGAGGAATTCTGGGTGCCGCACCGGTCGGAACTCATCCGCATCGCCGCCGACCAGATCGACCGGATCGAGGCGGAACGCGACTATATGCGGCTGCATGTCGGCGGTCACAGCTACCTGCTGCACCAGACGATCAGCTCGCTGGAGGAAAGGCTCGACCCACAGATGTTCGTGCGCCTGCATCGCAGCCATATCGTGCGGCGCGACCAGATCGCGCGCCTGCGCCACGATGGCAGCGGGGTCTGGTTCGCCGCGCTCGCCGATGGCAATGAAATCCGCATCGGCCGCACTTTCCTTGCCAATGCGCGGGCGATGACGGGGCGATAG
- a CDS encoding sensor histidine kinase produces MNDLREDSDRGVAPAVALYSILGFWFFYTVIVSLRAAVIGFDAQWELAARRMVVATIGIIVTWVLYLTLRRFDEKPLAVRIVAAFSLAAPFALCMAVANYYIFNVYDPVTIFPGGEGEKMEDAAYFVIGIVEDAISRYFFLAAWAGLYLALSYASEAHRTERRAARLERAAQQAELRSLRYQVNPHFLFNTLNSLSTLVMRNRPDEAEKMIMSLSNFYRTSLTGDPLDDVPLEEEVHLQKLYLDIEAVRFPDRLTTIVDIPDPLLNACVPGLILQPLVENAIKYGVSRTRAPVTITITAREDGDLMHIAVSDDGDNPPGEGDAGSGIGLANVRDRLGARFGDQGRIVYGPREGKGFSVLLTLPIIRRGC; encoded by the coding sequence ATGAACGATCTTCGCGAAGACAGCGATCGGGGCGTCGCGCCAGCGGTCGCGCTTTACTCCATTCTCGGCTTCTGGTTCTTCTATACCGTCATCGTCAGCCTGCGCGCGGCGGTGATCGGCTTCGACGCCCAATGGGAACTGGCGGCGCGCCGGATGGTGGTTGCGACCATCGGAATCATCGTGACATGGGTTCTTTATCTCACCCTGCGCCGCTTCGACGAGAAGCCGCTCGCCGTCCGGATCGTCGCTGCCTTTTCCCTCGCCGCCCCGTTCGCGCTCTGCATGGCGGTCGCCAACTATTATATCTTCAACGTCTATGATCCCGTGACGATCTTTCCCGGCGGCGAAGGCGAAAAGATGGAAGACGCCGCCTATTTCGTCATCGGCATCGTCGAAGATGCGATCAGCCGCTACTTCTTCCTTGCCGCATGGGCGGGCCTCTATCTCGCCCTGTCCTATGCCAGCGAGGCGCACCGCACCGAACGCCGCGCCGCAAGGCTGGAACGCGCCGCGCAGCAGGCCGAACTACGCTCGCTTCGTTATCAGGTGAACCCGCATTTCCTGTTCAACACGCTCAACTCGCTTTCGACGCTCGTCATGCGCAACAGGCCGGACGAAGCGGAAAAGATGATCATGTCGCTGTCCAACTTCTATCGCACCAGCCTGACCGGCGATCCGCTGGACGATGTGCCGCTGGAAGAGGAAGTGCATCTCCAGAAACTGTATCTGGATATCGAGGCGGTGCGTTTTCCCGACCGGCTCACCACGATCGTCGACATCCCCGACCCGCTGCTCAACGCCTGCGTGCCCGGCCTCATCCTTCAGCCGCTGGTCGAAAACGCCATCAAATATGGGGTGTCCCGAACAAGGGCGCCGGTCACGATCACCATCACTGCCCGGGAGGATGGAGACCTGATGCATATCGCAGTGTCCGACGATGGCGACAACCCGCCCGGCGAAGGGGATGCGGGAAGCGGCATCGGTCTTGCCAATGTCCGCGACCGGCTTGGCGCGCGCTTTGGCGATCAGGGGCGGATCGTCTATGGTCCGCGCGAGGGAAAGGGCTTTTCCGTGCTCCTGACCCTTCCCATCATCCGCCGGGGCTGCTGA
- a CDS encoding alpha/beta hydrolase, which yields MMAADPAPQRWPLTRRMAFSLAACAFLVPSLGHAQADNDRMTPIAIPAQPDAIELGTGPLPGAAAKESWHRQYGSRFARNVTVATLTPFLPDPAKASGAAIIVAPGGGFRTLSMDNEGYDVAKGLAAKGIAAFVIKYRLRQTPADMPAFEKSMQEMFSGAARSPLPAANAAANDLAPQLADAAAAFRLIRNRAAQWHVDPDRIGMIGFSAGAMLTMATTLSTDAKPAFIGNIYGPLGNMTIPQDAPPMFAAIAADDPLFGNRDFKLIDDWRAAKRPVEFHLYEQGGHGFGMYPKTTTSTGWFDAFVRWLDMHGMFKPKS from the coding sequence ATGATGGCTGCCGATCCCGCCCCGCAACGCTGGCCGCTCACCCGGCGCATGGCGTTCAGCCTCGCCGCCTGCGCGTTTCTCGTCCCTTCGCTGGGCCATGCGCAGGCCGACAATGACAGGATGACACCGATCGCCATTCCGGCGCAGCCCGACGCGATCGAACTGGGCACGGGACCGCTGCCCGGCGCGGCGGCAAAAGAAAGCTGGCACCGCCAATATGGCAGCCGCTTCGCGCGGAACGTGACCGTTGCGACACTCACGCCCTTCCTTCCCGATCCGGCTAAAGCGTCGGGCGCGGCGATCATCGTCGCGCCGGGCGGCGGCTTCCGCACGCTGTCGATGGACAATGAGGGCTATGACGTGGCGAAGGGGCTGGCGGCAAAAGGCATTGCGGCCTTCGTCATCAAATACCGGCTGCGCCAGACGCCCGCCGACATGCCGGCCTTTGAAAAGTCGATGCAGGAGATGTTTTCAGGCGCTGCGCGGTCGCCTCTGCCCGCAGCCAATGCCGCTGCCAACGACCTCGCTCCGCAACTCGCCGACGCGGCTGCCGCGTTCAGGCTTATCCGCAACCGGGCTGCACAATGGCATGTCGATCCTGACCGCATCGGCATGATCGGCTTTTCGGCCGGAGCGATGCTGACCATGGCGACGACGCTGTCGACCGATGCGAAGCCGGCATTCATCGGTAATATCTACGGCCCGCTCGGCAACATGACGATCCCGCAGGACGCTCCGCCGATGTTCGCCGCCATCGCGGCGGACGATCCGCTGTTCGGCAATCGGGATTTCAAGCTGATCGACGACTGGCGTGCGGCCAAGCGGCCTGTGGAGTTCCATCTCTACGAGCAAGGCGGCCACGGCTTCGGCATGTATCCCAAGACGACGACCAGCACAGGCTGGTTCGATGCCTTCGTCCGCTGGCTCGACATGCACGGCATGTTCAAGCCCAAGAGCTGA
- a CDS encoding glycoside hydrolase family 3 C-terminal domain-containing protein, translating into MLCLSTSALAHAQASASPAGDVWSQADAKARSIVSQLTLDEKVEQLLNTAPAIQRLNIPAYNWWTESLHGAIGAVPTTNFPEPIGLAATFDAPLVKQVATVISTEVQALHTLGRRTGHLGRIGTGLDTWSPNINIFRDPRWGRGQETYGEDPFLTARIGVAFITGMQGDNPDLPDVVATPKHYAVHSGPEPSRHTDNIFPSLHDLEDTYLPAFRAAIVEGKAGSIMCAYNRVDGEPACGSPMLLNDYLRDAWGFRGYVVSDCDAVVDIYDHHKYAPDAATGVAVALRRGVDSECNNAATGGKQGLGDRYKESLSKGHISVADIDTALVRLFSARLRNGDLPGLSARKPNTTPVETIGTPQHQALALETAEKSLVLLKNDGILPLKPGTRIALAGPLADATRVLRGNYSSSRSAPPISVAEGLQQAMPGAAVTLIPFSPSITDGDPVPGTALRTPEGKPGLRAEYYNATGKDRYQAKPALVRTEESLVSRAAEFRQVATDHKVVWTGYLVAPEAGLYRLALTGVKGEVSLNGRPVVSAADYSRWAEPLKLTDVRMTKGERYAIRLQGESGVSAAPAIFWKRVTDDLDRDLAAGARDADVIVAVVGLTSDLEGEEMPVKIEGFDGGDRTTLDLPADQRAFLEKAKATGKPLVVVAMNGSAIDLSWAKDNASAILEAWYPGQSGGRAVGNILSGKTDPGGRLPLTFYRSVADLPPFADYGMKGRTYRYFAGAPVYRFGDGLSYTRFTYSAPVVEPVGGSTENGITVRTRITNSGVRAGDDVAQLYITPPRFDGAPKIALRGFQRVSLKPGESRDLLFTLSPRDLSFVTMAGERALLPGAYTLSVGSGQPGGDAPVQQAPLIISKKVTLPR; encoded by the coding sequence ATGCTGTGCCTGTCAACCTCCGCCCTTGCTCATGCGCAGGCAAGCGCGTCGCCTGCCGGCGACGTTTGGTCACAGGCGGACGCAAAGGCCCGTTCCATCGTCAGCCAGTTGACGCTCGACGAAAAGGTCGAACAGCTCCTCAACACCGCCCCCGCCATTCAGCGTCTCAATATCCCTGCCTACAACTGGTGGACGGAATCGCTCCATGGCGCGATCGGCGCGGTGCCGACCACGAATTTCCCGGAACCGATCGGCCTCGCCGCCACGTTCGACGCGCCGCTGGTGAAGCAGGTCGCCACCGTCATCAGCACCGAAGTTCAGGCGCTGCACACGCTGGGCCGCAGGACCGGACATCTCGGACGGATCGGCACGGGGCTCGACACATGGTCCCCCAACATCAATATCTTCCGCGACCCGCGCTGGGGTCGCGGGCAGGAAACCTACGGCGAAGACCCGTTCCTGACCGCCCGGATCGGCGTGGCCTTCATCACCGGCATGCAGGGCGACAATCCCGACCTTCCCGATGTCGTCGCCACCCCCAAACATTATGCTGTGCATTCCGGGCCAGAGCCGAGCCGCCACACCGACAACATCTTCCCTAGCCTGCACGATCTGGAGGACACCTACCTCCCCGCCTTCCGCGCCGCGATCGTCGAGGGCAAGGCCGGGTCTATCATGTGCGCCTATAACCGCGTCGATGGCGAACCGGCCTGCGGCAGTCCGATGCTGCTCAACGACTATTTGCGCGATGCGTGGGGCTTCAGAGGCTATGTCGTGTCCGACTGCGACGCCGTGGTGGACATATACGACCATCACAAATATGCGCCCGACGCCGCCACGGGCGTGGCCGTCGCGCTGCGGCGGGGCGTAGACAGCGAATGCAACAATGCAGCGACCGGCGGCAAACAGGGGCTGGGCGACCGATACAAGGAGTCGCTGTCCAAGGGACATATCAGCGTTGCCGACATCGACACCGCCCTCGTCCGGCTCTTTTCCGCGCGCCTTCGCAACGGCGACCTGCCCGGCCTTTCCGCACGCAAACCCAATACCACCCCCGTGGAAACGATCGGCACGCCGCAGCATCAGGCGCTGGCGCTGGAAACGGCCGAAAAAAGCCTCGTCCTGCTCAAGAATGACGGAATTTTGCCCCTCAAACCGGGAACCAGGATCGCGCTCGCTGGCCCGCTGGCCGACGCAACGCGCGTGCTGCGCGGCAATTACAGTTCCTCCCGGAGCGCGCCGCCCATTTCGGTTGCAGAGGGACTCCAGCAGGCGATGCCCGGCGCTGCGGTGACGCTGATCCCGTTCAGCCCCTCGATTACCGATGGCGATCCCGTGCCCGGCACGGCCCTGCGAACGCCGGAAGGCAAGCCGGGCCTGCGCGCCGAATATTATAATGCGACGGGGAAGGATCGGTATCAGGCCAAGCCAGCCCTCGTGCGGACGGAGGAAAGCCTTGTCTCGCGGGCCGCAGAATTCAGGCAGGTGGCCACCGATCACAAGGTCGTCTGGACCGGCTATCTCGTTGCACCTGAGGCCGGCCTTTACCGCCTCGCCCTGACCGGCGTGAAGGGCGAGGTGTCGCTGAATGGCAGGCCGGTGGTTTCGGCCGCCGACTATTCCCGCTGGGCAGAGCCGCTGAAGCTCACCGATGTGCGCATGACCAAGGGCGAGCGCTACGCGATCCGTCTTCAGGGCGAAAGCGGCGTATCGGCGGCCCCGGCGATTTTCTGGAAGCGCGTGACGGACGATCTGGACCGCGATCTGGCTGCGGGCGCAAGGGATGCCGATGTGATCGTCGCCGTGGTCGGCCTGACATCCGACCTCGAAGGCGAGGAAATGCCGGTCAAGATCGAAGGATTCGACGGTGGCGACAGGACCACGCTGGACCTTCCCGCCGATCAGCGCGCTTTCCTTGAGAAGGCGAAAGCGACCGGTAAACCGCTGGTCGTGGTGGCCATGAACGGCAGCGCCATCGACCTGAGCTGGGCGAAGGACAATGCTTCGGCCATATTGGAGGCGTGGTATCCGGGTCAGTCGGGCGGACGGGCTGTCGGCAATATACTGTCGGGCAAGACCGATCCGGGCGGACGACTGCCGCTGACCTTCTACAGGAGCGTCGCCGATCTGCCGCCCTTCGCCGACTATGGCATGAAGGGCCGCACCTATCGCTATTTTGCGGGCGCGCCCGTCTACCGGTTCGGCGATGGCCTCAGCTATACGCGCTTCACCTACTCCGCGCCGGTCGTCGAGCCTGTCGGCGGTTCTACGGAAAACGGCATCACCGTGCGCACCCGCATCACCAACAGCGGCGTGCGCGCGGGCGACGATGTGGCACAGCTCTATATTACGCCGCCGCGCTTCGACGGCGCGCCGAAGATCGCGCTGCGGGGGTTCCAGCGCGTGTCGCTGAAACCCGGCGAAAGCCGTGACCTGCTATTCACCCTGTCCCCCCGCGATCTCAGTTTTGTCACCATGGCCGGAGAGCGGGCGCTCCTTCCCGGCGCCTACACGCTCAGCGTCGGCAGCGGCCAGCCCGGCGGCGACGCGCCGGTGCAGCAGGCGCCGCTCATCATCAGCAAGAAAGTCACTCTGCCCCGATAA
- a CDS encoding glycoside hydrolase family 43 protein, translated as MPQISRALCALPLAVALLAGCQQSDQPTNNQTAPQAGASRRPASDYLSQPLVKDIYTADPSAHVWNGKIYVYPSHDIDGPTPEDDLGGHFEMRDYHVLSMDKIGGPVTVGPVALDVKDVPWADKQMWAPDAAKKGDTYYLYFPAKDKEGAFRIGVATSKNPMGPFKAQPQPIKGSFSIDPAVFTDDDGQSYMYFGGIWGGQLQRNVSGKYDPNGSKTDLGQDDKPALSPRVAKMSADMLEFDETPREIRIVDDKGKPLLGGDHDRRFFEASWMHKYKGKYYFSYSTGDTHYLAYGIGDSPYGPFTYKGRILEPVEGWTTHHSIVEWGGKWWLFYADSQLSGQTRLRNVKVTELQYNPDGTIRTINPFVAHGTKDGAPR; from the coding sequence ATGCCCCAGATTTCGCGCGCCCTCTGCGCCCTGCCGCTCGCCGTCGCCCTTCTTGCCGGTTGCCAGCAATCCGATCAGCCGACCAACAACCAGACCGCCCCGCAGGCCGGTGCGAGCCGTCGTCCCGCATCGGACTATCTCTCCCAGCCGCTGGTGAAGGACATCTATACGGCAGATCCTTCCGCCCATGTCTGGAATGGGAAGATTTACGTCTATCCCAGCCACGACATCGACGGACCCACGCCGGAAGATGACCTCGGCGGGCATTTCGAGATGCGTGATTACCATGTGCTGAGCATGGACAAGATCGGCGGACCGGTCACGGTCGGTCCGGTCGCGCTCGACGTCAAGGATGTGCCCTGGGCCGACAAACAGATGTGGGCGCCCGACGCCGCGAAGAAGGGCGACACCTATTATCTCTACTTCCCGGCCAAGGACAAGGAAGGCGCTTTCCGCATCGGGGTCGCTACGTCGAAGAACCCGATGGGTCCGTTCAAGGCACAGCCGCAGCCGATCAAGGGCAGCTTTTCCATCGACCCCGCCGTCTTCACGGACGACGATGGGCAGAGCTACATGTATTTCGGCGGGATCTGGGGCGGCCAGCTCCAGCGTAACGTCAGCGGCAAATATGATCCCAACGGCTCGAAAACCGATCTGGGGCAGGACGACAAGCCCGCCCTTTCGCCCCGCGTCGCGAAGATGAGCGCCGACATGCTCGAATTTGACGAGACACCGCGTGAAATCCGGATCGTCGATGACAAGGGCAAGCCCCTGTTGGGCGGCGACCATGACCGCCGCTTCTTCGAGGCGTCATGGATGCACAAATATAAGGGCAAATATTATTTCAGCTATTCGACTGGCGACACACATTATCTGGCCTATGGCATAGGCGACAGCCCCTATGGCCCCTTTACTTACAAAGGCCGGATCCTTGAACCGGTGGAAGGCTGGACGACGCACCATTCCATTGTCGAATGGGGCGGCAAATGGTGGCTTTTCTATGCCGACAGCCAGCTTTCAGGCCAGACGCGCCTGCGCAACGTGAAAGTGACGGAGTTGCAATATAATCCGGATGGGACCATCAGGACCATCAATCCTTTCGTCGCCCATGGCACGAAGGACGGCGCGCCCAGGTGA